A part of Caretta caretta isolate rCarCar2 chromosome 1, rCarCar1.hap1, whole genome shotgun sequence genomic DNA contains:
- the LOC125630528 gene encoding uncharacterized protein LOC125630528, giving the protein MQSSSAQVTMMESQNRKRAPAWTEREVRDLIAVWGEESVLSELRSSFRNAKTFVKISQGMKDRGHNRDPKQCRVKLKELRQAYQKTREANSRSGSEPQTCRFYDELHAILGGSATTTPAVLFDSFNGDGGNTEAGFGDEEDDDEEEVVDSSQQASGETGFPDSQELFLTLDLEPVPPEPTQGCLLDPAGGEGTSAACVSMITGSSPSQRLVKLRKKKKRTRDEMFSELMLSSHTHRAQTNAWRQIMSECRKAQNDREERWRAEESKWRAEDRAEAQMWRQRDERRQDSMLRLLQDQTSMLQCMVELQQRQLEHRLPLQPLCNQPPSSPSSIASTPRRPRTRWGGLRPTSHSTTEDCPKKRRLSFNKF; this is encoded by the exons atgcagagctcatcagcacaggtgaccatgatggagtcccagaatcgcaaaagagctccagcatggaccgaacgggaggtacgggatctgatcgctgtttggggagaggaatccgtgctatcagaactccgttccagttttcgaaatgccaaaacctttgtgaaaatctcccagggcatgaaggacagaggccataacagggacccgaagcagtgccgcgtgaaactgaaggagctgaggcaagcctaccagaaaaccagagaggcgaacagccgctctgggtcagagccccaaacatgccgcttctatgatgagctgcatgccattttagggggttcagccaccactaccccagccgtgttgtttgactccttcaatggagatggaggcaatacggaagcaggttttggggacgaagaagatgatgatgaggaggaggttgtagatagctcacagcaagcaagcggagaaaccggttttcccgacagccaggaactgtttctcaccctagacctggagccagtaccccccgaacccacccaaggctgcctcctggacccagcaggcggagaagggacctctg ctgcatgtgtttcaatgatcacaggatcttctccttcccagaggctagtgaagcttagaaagaaaaaaaaacgcactcgcgatgaaatgttctccgagctcatgctgtcctcccacactcacagagcacagacgaatgcgtggaggcaaataatgtcagagtgcaggaaagcacaaaatgaccgggaggagaggtggcgggctgaagagagtaagtggcgggctgaagacagggctgaagctcaaatgtggcggcagcgtgatgagaggaggcaggattcaatgctgaggctgctgcaggaccaaaccagtatgctccagtgtatggttgagctgcagcaaaggcagctggagcacagactgccactgcagcccctctgtaaccaaccgccctcctccccaagttccatagcctccacacccagacgcccaagaacgcggtgggggggcctccggccaaccagccactccaccacagaggattgcccaaaaaaaagaaggctgtcattcaataaattttaa